gaacaaaagcaaGATACATGCTGCGATAATACTGGCCAAGATCAATGtatctcttttccttcttgtaTTAATCTTTGATATCAAGACATTTAAACCGGGGACACTTGACGCGACGCCAAATATTCTCAGTTGAGCATTCGTCAAATACTGTCGTTGGTTCATCAACTCGTCTCTTGTTTGAAGTGCGCCTTGTAACAACCTGTCTGCTAATGTGTTTGCAGAGTCTGCACGCTGTCCTTCTTCCAAAATATACGAGTTTGGATCAATTTCATTGGTGGCTGCTCCGGGATTAGTTCGACGTTTGTGGTTCGATATATCTGATTGCACCGAGAAAAGCAAATTGTTTCGATTTCGCTCTTCCTCGAGTTGTGATTTGATTCGGTGGAATGCACGTGTGTGATCCTGTAAGATTTCACGATGACGGCTGATTTGTTGAAGTTTTGAGGTTGAGAGTTGTTCCCCACCTTCTGGTGCGGACGAGTCACTTATACGGTTTAGTTTCGAGACAATGGCTGAGCGACGAGTGAGTATCTCTGTAATTTGTGTCTCTGTAGAAGTTTCATCTTCTGACGGTTCAAGGGACGATTGTTGTGCAGTGGCTGTGTTTTGAAACTGGGAGTATTTCGAGAGCAATTGCTCCGTTTGCTTTTCTAGATGGAGTGCTTGCGACCTTATTTGggaaaatgaagatgaagacaTTGTTGACGGTAATTAAAAGCACGCAGAaaggtgtgtgtgtgtgtgtgtgtgtggagAAATGAGAGCTAAGGAGCAAATGAATACTCAAAGACGTGGTGAATTGATATAAGTAGACAGAATCGACTGGAAATGGTAATTTAAAATGATTGTACTTTATTTCTATCACtattaattttcttttttctggCTTCTACTGTGGTGAAGTTTCCATGATTTCACGCACAAGGTTTGTGAATATTTCCGTTGACTCTCCTTGAAAGCTCAAGTTTCTCCGCCTACGAAGTATTAGCACCGCCCAATGCGCATTTCATGATTCTCCATTACTCAGCatacattctttttttaatttgaaTGAAGAAAGGTATACGGAAGGTCTAATCAGTACCATTCTGCTTCCAATAGTATTAGCAAAGACCAAAATGGCTAAGGAAGAACTACAAAAGGTTGTGCCCTCGCCAATCTATTCACTAGAAGAACTATCACCAACAACTTCACATACTCTAACACCAGCTACATCTGAAACTCAGCCTTCAAAAACTCAATCACTGTCGCTGTCACTGTCCCAGCAAACATCGCATGACTCGCACAACTCCTTGTTTCTGCCGTCGCATGGCTCGCATGGCTCGCATGGCTCGCATCGCTCGCATATTTCGATATCCAAGTGGGTTATTCCGTCATTGTATCGAATCCAAAAGTATAGTGCATATTCACTTGTGTCATTTGTAGGGATCCATCTTACTTCGGTGGTGATTATACCTATACTTCCGATCCCGCGCGATGTCAAGGACCAAGTATTTAGTCTTGCAAAGGCTGTGTATCAGGATATTCCTGGTTATGAACTGTTGCTCATATATGGTGCTGGTGTGTGTCACATTCTACTGGGAATAATCTTACGAGTAGTCAAGGTTATCCGCAAAAATAGAATTGAGGAAAGGAGACGCAAAGCAGGGTCGCATGTTTCCAAGGTGCATATGATCAATAGTGCCAATTTGGGAAATGGTACTATTGATATTAGAGACAATGACGAAGATATTGGTCTTGGTGGCATAAGTAATTTGTTTGGATTGGGATATAGGAGATCAATTACCCTGACGATGTTTGGCTTGAGTCCTTTGCAATTCACTGGTTGGTTTAGTATAccattggtgttgtttcACTTGTACAAATTTCGATATGTTCCGTGGCTGGTGGAGGGTGATTCTTCCTTGGTGAACTTGGAGTATATTCCGTATGTGGTGAATTTGAAGCATCCTGTGTTTAACCAGATAGCGTTGTGCTTATTAGTATGGAGTGTAAGCTATCATATGATGTCGGGTATAATGAAGTATCGTGGATGGTTTAGCAAGTATTGGAAAAGGGTTGGGTTAACTGTTATTAATGTTTTGGGGTGGAGCGGATGTCTTGCTGTTTGGTTGTACAAGAGGCAAGAGATTGATGTGAACAATTTGGATTTTGTTGGTAAGGCATTCCACAAGTACGTTAACGCATTTTTGTTGTAAGTTGCATTAAACAGAGGTTTACAATGGTAAGGGGAGAAGGAGGGAGAGTGGGGATGAGAAGGCAGAGACAAAATTGCAACTTGAAAGAGTAGAGTTGAATTTTAGTAGTCAATTGTTAAAGtacctttttcttcaagatAATGGCttatttattattcatCAAATACATTAAATTGTGTATAAGATCCGTgatctttgtcttttttatGGTGAGAGAAGGGAAGGGAAGGAATGAGTAGAAATTTGCATCAGGGCGACTTGTTTGCTTTGCTGATGATGGGTTTTAATGCCTGTTTTttcacttcttctttttctctttttcattcttcctTTGTTGGTCTTTATGTTTTTGCAGCCATTGAAACATTTcaagtttgaaaagaagaaaaaagggggTTGGTGTGGCAAGAATCAATACttgtggttttttttta
This DNA window, taken from Lodderomyces elongisporus chromosome 7, complete sequence, encodes the following:
- the GOS1 gene encoding protein transport protein gos1 (BUSCO:EOG09265AL8), with translation MSSSSFSQIRSQALHLEKQTEQLLSKYSQFQNTATAQQSSLEPSEDETSTETQITEILTRRSAIVSKLNRISDSSAPEGGEQLSTSKLQQISRHREILQDHTRAFHRIKSQLEEERNRNNLLFSVQSDISNHKRRTNPGAATNEIDPNSYILEEGQRADSANTLADRLLQGALQTRDELMNQRQYLTNAQSRIFGVASSVPGLNVLISKINTRRKRDTLILASIIAACILLLFFV